From Hypanus sabinus isolate sHypSab1 unplaced genomic scaffold, sHypSab1.hap1 scaffold_423, whole genome shotgun sequence, one genomic window encodes:
- the LOC132388840 gene encoding zinc finger protein 229-like, giving the protein MAHQRVHTGERPFTCSDCGKGFSCSSKLKVHQRIHTGERPFTCSDCGKGFTQSSELTVHQRVHTGERPFTCSDCGKGFTQSSKLKVHQQVHTGERPFPCSDCGKRFTQSAHLRAHRSVHTGERLFTCSYCGKGFILSTQLLRHQSAHTGEKPYTCSVCGKGFTRSSALMAHQRVHTGERPFTCSDCGKRFTQSSHLQAHRSVHTGERPFTCPYCGEGFTLSSQLLRHQSVHTGEWSFTCSDCGKGFTQSSQLKVHQRVHTGERPFSCSDCGKGFTRSSELKLHQRVHTGERPFTCSVCGKRFTRSFHLKVHQRVHTGERPFTCSDCGKGFSCSSQLKVHQRVHTGERLFSCSDCGKGFTQSSHLQAHRSVHSGEKPFTCSSLNYTSE; this is encoded by the coding sequence ATGgctcaccaacgagttcacactggggagagaccgttcacctgctcagactgtgggaaaggcttcagctgctcatctaaactgaaggtacatcagagaattcacactggggagcggccattcacctgctcagactgtgggaagggattcactcagtcatctgaactgacggtacatcagagagttcacactggggagcggccgttcacctgctcagactgtgggaagggattcactcagtcatctaaattgaaggtacatcagcaagtgcacactggggagaggccattcccctgctcagactgtgggaagagattcactcagtcagccCACCTACGAGCACAcaggtcagttcacactggggagaggctgtttacctgttcatactgtgggaagggattcattttgtCGACTcagctactgagacaccagtcagctcacactggggagaagccatacacctgctcagtgtgtgggaagggattcactcggtcatccgccctaatggctcaccagcgggttcacaccggtgagcggccgttcacctgctcggactgtgggaagagattcactcagtcatctcacctaCAAGCACACAGGTCAGTTCACACGGGGGAGCGGCCATTTACCTGCCCGTACTGTGGGGAGGGTTTCACTTTGTCATCTcagctactgagacaccagtcagtacacactggggagtggtcgttcacctgttcagactgtgggaagggattcactcagtcatctcaactgaaggtacatcaaagagttcacactggggagcggccgttcagctgctcagactgtgggaagggattcactcgctcatctgaactgaagctacatcagcgagttcacactggggagaggccgttcacatgctcagtctgtgggaagcgattcactcggtcatttcatctgaaggtacaccagcgagttcacactggggagaggccgttcacctgctcagactgtgggaagggattctcttgctcatctcaactgaaggtacatcagcgagttcacactggagagaggctgttcagttgctcagactgtgggaagggattcacacagtcatcccacctacaagcacacCGGTCAGTAcactctggggagaagccattcacctgctcaagcCTGAATTATACCTCTGAGTAG